A genomic window from Salvia miltiorrhiza cultivar Shanhuang (shh) chromosome 5, IMPLAD_Smil_shh, whole genome shotgun sequence includes:
- the LOC131026156 gene encoding uncharacterized protein LOC131026156, protein MGKWENGVWVWEVKWRRDLFDREVEGVNNLITVIAGVKPCAGQVDRWSWSAAKEGVFTTRSAYSLIKKARSAGGPTVPNNDLLASIWCAPATFKAKVFSWRAIRRRLPTCADLSKKNVPLGDVEKSCNACFHSAETEDHVLLQCPKAGAVWDGIQNWLGYQSARHHDITVHFDSFSHPWKGKKIRKLLKALWMCSCWLLWKQRNFSRFEGKVRSVECIVSEVKARSWSWCSEFKNVGNVRCFDDWCSSSLISKLL, encoded by the coding sequence ATGGGGAAATGGGAGAATGGAGTGTGGGTTTGGGAGGTTAAGTGGAGAAGAGATCTTTTCGATCGCGAGGTTGAGGGTGTTAACAATCTCATTACTGTTATTGCTGGTGTGAAACCTTGTGCAGGTCAAGTGGATAGATGGTCTTGGAGCGCAGCAAAAGAAGGTGTTTTTACCACGAGATCTGCTTACTCACTGATCAAAAAAGCCAGATCAGCAGGTGGTCCGACTGTTCCTAACAATGATCTGTTGGCAAGCATTTGGTGTGCTCCTGCTACTTTCAAAGCTAAAGTGTTCAGTTGGAGAGCCATTCGGAGGAGGCTCCCAACTTGCGCCGATCTCTCCAAAAAAAACGTGCCATTGGGAGATGTCGAGAAGTCTTGTAATGCTTGCTTCCACAGTGCCGAAACTGAAGATCACGTCCTTCTTCAATGTCCGAAAGCGGGGGCTGTCTGGGATGGTATTCAGAATTGGCTCGGTTACCAGTCGGCGCGGCATCACGACATCACGgtccactttgattccttctCACATCCTTGGAAAGGGAAGAAGATCCGTAAGCTTCTTAAAGCTCTTTGGATGTGTTCGTGTTGGTTATTATGGAAGCAAAGGAACTTTAGCCGCTTCGAAGGTAAGGTCCGGTCTGTTGAATGTATTGTGTCGGAAGTCAAAGCTCGGAGTTGGAGTTGGTGTAGTGAGTTTAAGAATGTTGGGAATGTTCGTTGTTTTGACGATTGGTGCTCGTCGAGTTTAATTTCTAAACTGCTGTAA